The following proteins come from a genomic window of Leguminivora glycinivorella isolate SPB_JAAS2020 chromosome 6, LegGlyc_1.1, whole genome shotgun sequence:
- the LOC125227611 gene encoding maltase A3-like, translating into MTMWLLTLVLVVGTAVGQTVPWWNSAVYYRVLVDSFKDGDGDGLGDLQGATKQMSYVRSLGADAIILSPLSTKSKDCTKPGTIDLGGIDQRYGGLDAFSQFLEKAKALELKVVITLDLQTASAASEWFTSSASRANGFEDWFIWVDGTPEQPPELEPGIDQWTYHEDRKAFFATRNNASLLNLCSEGVASALASAQCAWLRRGVAGLVLNPDFREQECGLKVLRKMVAEAMTCARGSNLETPAILVETSLPPEQAGQYYSNGGIGANGVISTALTSAQRSAPQMAVAFYADILNAPQDGVPTWQTSSPNANRITTRHGSDMVDSINLLNLALPGSSIIHQGDELGSADTILEWSTSDSCFPSLPLPSSAPFPWDDTANGGFTTGTPWLPLAPNYRYANAKTQFVNDGSHVGVVRVAAAMRKSPAIGPHAEIKRLGDAIAVLRWGGTGSLLVVSNVGKSQTEALLSSVPGLPAEMTVASSSAGSSFSTGSHVKLEKPVRLGPGETVLLAGAPRHCGGPGPVDKIANKLNEGWQKINKYFSNL; encoded by the exons ATGACGATGTGGCTGCTGACACTCGTGCTCGTTGTCGGTACCGCTGTAGGACAAACGGTACCTTGGTGGAACAGTGCTGTGTATTATAGGGTACTGGTGGACTCTTTCAAAGATGGTGATGGAGACGGGCTTGGCGATCTTCAAG GAGCCACAAAACAGATGAGCTACGTTCGTTCATTAGGAGCAGACGCCATCATCTTGTCTCCCCTCAGCACCAAGAGTAAAGACTGCACCAAACCTGGGACCATCGACTTGGGGGGGATCGATCAGCGCTATGGGGGGCTGGATGCCTTCAGCCAGTTTCTGGAGAAGGCCAAAGCTTTGG AGCTGAAAGTAGTCATCACCCTGGACCTTCAAACTGCCAGTGCAGCATCAGAGTGGTTCACGTCCAGTGCAAGCCGAGCGAACGGGTTCGAAGACTGGTTTATTTGGGTTGATGGAACACCTGAACAGCCTCCAGAG CTAGAACCCGGTATCGACCAATGGACGTATCACGAAGACCGAAAGGCATTCTTTGCAACTCGAAACAACGCTTCTCTCCTCAACCTCTGCTCCGAAGGTGTAGCATCAGCGTTAGCTTCAGCTCAATGTGCTTGGCTACGAAGGGGGGTTGCTGGATTAGTACTTAACCCTGATTTTAGAGAACAGGAATGTGGGTTAAAAGTTTTGAGGAAGATGGTAGCGGAAGCTATGACGTGTGCTAGGGGGTCAAACTTGGAGACACC aGCCATCTTAGTCGAGACATCTTTACCTCCAGAACAAGCTGGCCAATACTACAGCAATGGCGGCATAGGAGCCAACGGCGTCATCAGCACAGCCCTTACGTCTGCTCAAAGATCAGCTCCTCAAATGGCAGTGGCTTTCTACGCTGATATACTGAATGCTCCGCAAGATGGTGTTCCTACTTGGCAG ACAAGCTCCCCCAACGCAAACCGCATCACAACCAGACACGGCAGCGACATGGTCGACTCCATCAACCTCCTCAACCTGGCACTCCCCGGCTCCAGCATCATTCATCAAGGAGACGAGCTCGGCTCCGCAGATACCATCCTCGAATGGTCCACATCTGACTCCTGCTTCCCTAGTCTCCCTTTACCGTCATCAGCACCATTCCCCTGGGATGATACTGCCAATGGTGGATTCACAACTGGAACACCTTGGTTGCCTTTAGCGCCTAATTATAGATATGCAAATGCGAAGACCCAGTTTGTGAATGATGGGAGCCATGTTGGGGTGGTGAGAGTCGCGGCAGCGATGAGGAAGAGTCCAGCTATTGGACCTCATGCTGAG ATCAAGCGTCTCGGAGACGCCATTGCCGTCCTCCGTTGGGGAGGCACCGGCTCTCTCCTCGTCGTCTCCAACGTCGGCAAATCCCAGACCGAAGCCCTACTATCCTCAGTCCCAGGTCTTCCAGCAGAGATGACCGTGGCTTCCAGCTCAGCTGGCTCTTCCTTCTCCACTGGGTCTCACGTAAAGCTGGAGAAACCAGTGAGGCTTGGACCTGGAGAGACGGTGCTGCTGGCCGGAGCACCGAGACACTGTGGGGGGCCGGGCCCGGTGGACAAGATAGCTAACAAACTCAATGAGGGGTGGCAGAAGATTAATAAGTATTTCAGTAATCTGTAA
- the LOC125227363 gene encoding uncharacterized protein LOC125227363 isoform X2: MSARAVSPAPALIEIAEPDAADCPALALPPEGNVKHKNYRMLNENLRAYTPTGDIHTSPEKGKLVAKFDVSSSISPPRARILELLRPDDPGRDSLEAIVRPVSRRGLTRPLDEDTRRFLQRALLSPSPYGFSADSPEPLHRSAKEPYTPEPTTPEPEEKPPQKKGRSLADELRDAEDETSEKKDLYLEFIKRGGGLKDAVERERLGKLALSVEEDSDSESEDSLTLAARRLDALLEESRGLHKELQGIHQDMQVLAQRVCRRDL; the protein is encoded by the coding sequence ATGAGCGCGCGCGCAGTCTCGCCCGCGCCCGCTCTCATCGAGATCGCGGAGCCCGACGCCGCAGACTGCCCCGCCCTCGCCCTGCCCCCCGAGGGCAACGTCAAACACAAGAACTACAGAATGCTCAACGAAAACCTCCGTGCCTACACTCCCACCGGAGACATCCACACGTCACCAGAAAAAGGAAAGCTCGTCGCTAAATTCGATGTATCTTCCTCCATCTCCCCACCACGAGCCAGAATACTGGAGCTCCTGCGACCTGATGACCCTGGACGCGACAGCTTGGAAGCCATAGTCCGACCAGTATCAAGAAGAGGCTTGACCCGACCTCTCGACGAAGACACTAGAAGATTCCTACAAAGAGCGCTTCTATCTCCAAGTCCTTATGGATTCTCAGCAGATTCACCGGAACCGCTCCATCGATCTGCTAAAGAACCGTACACACCTGAGCCTACGACTCCAGAACCGGAGGAAAAACCTCCGCAGAAGAAGGGTCGGTCGTTAGCTGATGAGTTGCGTGACGCTGAAGATGAGACTAGTGAAAAGAAGGACTTATACTTGGAGTTTATTAAGCGTGGTGGTGGTTTAAAGGATGCAGTGGAACGGGAGAGGTTAGGGAAGCTCGCATTGTCAGTGGAAGAAGACAGTGATAGTGAGAGTGAGGACAGTTTGACGCTGGCTGCGCGGAGGTTGGACGCGCTGCTGGAAGAATCCAGGGGGCTGCACAAGGAGCTGCAGGGCATCCACCAGGACATGCAGGTGCTGGCCCAACGCGTGTGCCGCCGCGACCTCTGA